One segment of Streptomyces sp. YIM 121038 DNA contains the following:
- a CDS encoding flavin reductase family protein: MMRGFPTGVAVVTALDLDDRPWGMTCSSLCSVTLDPPTLLVCLRGKSPTLAAVVDRGEFAVNLLHAEAQTTAELFASGAQDRFDRVPWHLDGDCAGPHLRQDAHAVADCWTRTPQPVGDHVIVFGEVYGVTNGSRCRPLLYGLRRYSVWPHS; this comes from the coding sequence ATGATGCGTGGTTTCCCGACGGGAGTGGCCGTGGTCACCGCGCTCGATCTCGACGACCGTCCGTGGGGGATGACCTGCTCGTCGTTATGCAGTGTCACGCTCGATCCGCCGACCCTGCTGGTGTGCCTGCGCGGGAAGAGCCCGACGCTGGCGGCCGTGGTGGACCGGGGGGAATTCGCGGTGAATCTGCTGCACGCCGAGGCGCAGACGACCGCCGAGCTGTTCGCTTCGGGCGCCCAGGACCGGTTCGACCGCGTGCCCTGGCACCTCGACGGCGACTGCGCCGGTCCGCACCTGCGGCAGGACGCGCACGCGGTCGCCGACTGCTGGACCCGTACGCCGCAGCCCGTCGGCGATCACGTCATCGTGTTCGGCGAGGTCTACGGGGTGACCAACGGTTCGCGCTGCCGTCCGCTGCTGTACGGGCTGCGCCGCTACAGCGTCTGGCCGCACTCCTGA
- a CDS encoding methyltransferase, with amino-acid sequence MQSPLPAMVSGYVSSQIVHATAELGLADALADTPRGYTDLAERTGTDPAALRRLLRALVGLGLVEQLDADRFALTPLGGQLRTGTPDSLRDDVLLSVTPELWQAWGALTQAVRTGEPWRHASTRLTAHESALRDPRTAALYREAKARGSQEFTPGLAEVYDFSRFRTVVDFGGDDGALMAAVLSSAPELHGVLYDLPTALDGVRATLDAAGVGKRCDVVEGDVTGRIRTDADAYLLNHLVRDVGDDAAVALLARCRAAMTPTARLLLFETVMPPLLTSADSASFGLTDLNNLIYTGGRERTAEEYRALLEAAGCTFVAATAVPAADGLPDYHVIEAAPTPAEGATTGPGER; translated from the coding sequence ATGCAGTCCCCCCTTCCCGCCATGGTGTCGGGCTACGTGTCCTCGCAGATCGTCCACGCGACGGCGGAACTGGGCCTCGCCGACGCACTCGCGGACACCCCGCGCGGATACACCGACCTTGCCGAGCGCACCGGGACCGACCCGGCCGCCCTGCGCCGCCTGCTGCGCGCCCTGGTCGGCCTCGGCCTCGTGGAACAGCTCGACGCCGACCGGTTCGCCCTCACCCCGCTCGGCGGCCAGCTGCGCACCGGGACGCCGGACTCGCTCCGCGACGACGTCCTGCTGTCCGTCACGCCGGAGCTGTGGCAGGCGTGGGGCGCGCTCACCCAGGCCGTCCGCACCGGCGAGCCCTGGCGGCACGCCAGTACCCGGCTCACGGCCCACGAGTCGGCGCTGCGCGACCCGCGGACGGCGGCGCTGTACCGCGAGGCCAAGGCGCGCGGCTCGCAGGAGTTCACACCCGGCCTCGCCGAGGTGTACGACTTCTCCCGCTTCCGTACGGTCGTCGACTTCGGCGGCGACGACGGCGCCCTCATGGCCGCGGTCCTGTCGTCCGCCCCCGAACTGCACGGCGTCCTGTACGACCTGCCCACCGCGCTCGACGGCGTCAGGGCCACCCTCGACGCGGCGGGCGTCGGCAAGCGCTGCGACGTCGTCGAGGGCGACGTCACGGGCCGGATCCGCACGGACGCCGACGCCTACCTGCTCAACCACCTGGTCCGGGACGTCGGCGACGACGCGGCGGTCGCCCTGCTCGCCCGGTGCCGGGCCGCCATGACCCCCACCGCCCGACTGCTCCTGTTCGAGACCGTGATGCCGCCGCTGCTCACCTCCGCCGACTCCGCGAGCTTCGGGCTCACCGACCTCAACAACCTCATCTACACGGGTGGCCGCGAACGCACGGCGGAGGAGTACCGGGCACTCCTGGAAGCGGCGGGATGCACCTTCGTCGCGGCCACCGCGGTACCGGCCGCCGACGGGCTGCCCGACTACCACGTCATCGAAGCCGCGCCCACGCCCGCCGAAGGCGCCACGACAGGGCCGGGGGAGAGGTGA
- a CDS encoding tryptophan halogenase family protein: protein MDDNRIRNLVILGGGTAGWMSACYLGKALGPQVNITLLEAPAIPRIGVGEATIPNLHKVFFDFLGLAEEEWMRECNASFKAGIRFINWRTPGAGESAARPAADGRGDHFDHLFGLLPDHENLPLSHYWTHRRASGATDESFDRACYVQPPVLDHNLAPRHLDGTRWTNYAWHFDANLVADYLRRFATGKLGVAHVKDRYTHAEMDHRGFVTAINTETGNRLEADLFVDCSGFRSLLMNQVMREPFLDMSDYLLNDSAVATAVPNDDEKDGIEPYTSAIAMSSGWTWKIPMLGRFGTGYVYSSRFQSVDSATAEFCRMWNLDPETQPLNQIKFRVGRNRRAWVRNCVGIGLSSCFVEPLESTGIYFIYASLYQLVKHFPDKNFEPILVKRFNTEVEKMFDDTRDFIQGHFGFAPRNDTPFWRACKELEFSDDFVEKVNMYKAGLSVETPVVDESNYYGNFEAEFRNFWNNSSYYCIFTGLGMLPDHPLPSLSLRREAVEASGAVFADIKRRQAELVDTLPSTYEYLRRLHHGQ from the coding sequence ATGGACGACAACCGCATACGGAACCTCGTAATTCTGGGCGGTGGTACCGCGGGATGGATGTCGGCGTGCTATCTCGGCAAGGCTCTCGGCCCCCAGGTGAACATCACGCTCCTGGAAGCGCCCGCGATCCCGAGAATCGGCGTGGGCGAAGCGACCATCCCGAACCTGCACAAAGTCTTCTTCGACTTCCTCGGTCTCGCCGAAGAGGAGTGGATGCGCGAGTGCAACGCCAGTTTCAAAGCGGGGATCAGGTTCATCAACTGGCGCACGCCCGGCGCGGGCGAGAGCGCGGCGCGGCCCGCGGCCGACGGCCGCGGGGACCACTTCGACCACCTCTTCGGGCTGCTCCCCGACCACGAGAACCTGCCGCTGTCGCACTACTGGACGCACCGCAGGGCGTCCGGCGCGACCGACGAGTCCTTCGACCGCGCCTGCTACGTACAGCCCCCGGTCCTCGACCACAACCTCGCGCCGCGCCACCTCGACGGCACCAGGTGGACGAACTACGCCTGGCACTTCGACGCGAACCTGGTCGCCGACTACCTGCGCCGCTTCGCCACCGGGAAGCTGGGCGTGGCCCACGTCAAGGACCGCTACACACACGCCGAGATGGACCACCGCGGGTTCGTCACGGCCATCAACACCGAGACCGGCAACCGGCTGGAGGCCGACCTCTTCGTGGACTGCTCCGGTTTCCGCAGCCTGCTGATGAACCAGGTGATGCGCGAGCCGTTCCTGGACATGAGCGACTACCTGCTCAACGACAGCGCGGTCGCCACCGCGGTCCCGAACGACGACGAGAAGGACGGCATCGAGCCCTACACCTCCGCCATCGCGATGTCCTCCGGCTGGACCTGGAAGATTCCCATGCTCGGCAGGTTCGGCACCGGCTACGTCTACTCCAGCCGCTTCCAGTCCGTGGATTCGGCGACGGCTGAATTCTGCCGGATGTGGAACCTCGACCCGGAGACGCAGCCGCTCAACCAGATCAAATTCCGGGTGGGCCGCAACCGGCGGGCCTGGGTGCGCAACTGCGTCGGCATCGGCCTCTCCTCCTGCTTCGTCGAACCACTGGAGTCCACCGGCATCTACTTCATCTACGCTTCCCTCTACCAGCTGGTGAAGCACTTCCCGGACAAAAACTTCGAGCCGATCCTGGTGAAGCGGTTCAACACCGAAGTGGAGAAGATGTTCGACGACACCCGGGACTTCATCCAAGGGCACTTCGGCTTCGCGCCCCGCAATGACACACCGTTCTGGCGGGCCTGCAAGGAACTCGAATTCTCCGACGACTTCGTCGAGAAGGTGAACATGTACAAGGCGGGCCTCTCCGTGGAGACGCCGGTCGTCGACGAGAGCAACTACTACGGCAACTTCGAGGCGGAGTTCCGCAACTTCTGGAACAACTCCAGCTACTACTGCATCTTCACGGGGCTCGGCATGCTCCCGGACCACCCGCTGCCGTCGCTGTCCCTGCGGCGGGAGGCCGTGGAGGCGTCGGGCGCCGTCTTCGCCGACATCAAACGCCGACAGGCCGAACTCGTCGACACGCTGCCGTCGACCTACGAGTACCTGCGCAGGCTGCACCACGGGCAGTAG